GACGTTCACCGCCGGCGACTTACGGGTGTACGAAGACTGCGGCGTCGACTGGTGGCTGCCGCTCTGGGACCCGGCGTACGTCCGCGCGTGGGCGGGCGTCGGCCTCGAGGACCGCCGCGGAAAGGCCGCCCACGCCGCCCTCGCGCGCGAGTGCTATCGGCGGGCCGCGGACGTCCCCCTGGAGCGAGTCGCGCTGACCGACCGGAGCCTGTCGCCGTCCGATCGGCTGCTGGCGCTCTGCCGGCACACCCCCGAACGACAGTTCGCCGAGCGCGGCGGCGACTGGGCGCCGCCGTTCCAGGTCTCGAGATCTGGGTGGACGACGCGGGGGAACCACCCGCTGGCCTGGGATGCGATCGTCGATTCCGCGACGTGGGACCGCCTGCCGCCGTTTCGGAACCTGTACGCGCTCCGGGTCCTCGAGGCGACGGGGCGACTCGAGCTGACTGCGCCCGACGCGGAACCGAATTTCGAGGGGATCGCGGCGACGGCGTGCGACGAACGTACAGTCGACTGACGTGTTTCGACCGGGACCGCGGCCCTTACGTATCACCGGCTACCACCACAGAGTAATGAAGCGACGAACGTTCCTCGCGAGCGGCGTGACGACGGCGACGCTCGGCGTCGCCGGCTGTATCAGCGAGGTCGACGACGAGGGTGAAAACGGCGCCGACGATACGAGCGACGACACCGAAACCAGCGACGACGGCGGCGCGAACGGAGACGACGGCGCCGACACGCTCACCGTCGCGACGTACGGTTCGTTCATCGACGCCCCGAGCGACAGCGCGGGCGAGTGGGTCAAAGAGCAGTTCGACGAACGCTTCGACGCGACCCTCGAGTGGAGCGCCCCCGACCAGGAGGTGAACTACTTCATCGAGCGCCACAACGCCGACGCGGGCATCGACGCCGACGTCTACCTCGGCGTTCGACCCCACGACCTCGTCCGGATCGACCAGAGCACCGACGGGGGGCTGCTCGCGGAAACCGACGAGAGCCGACTCGACCACGCCGCGGACATCGGCGAGGAGTATTACTTCGACCCCGAGGGGCGGGCGATCCCCTCCTACCGGAGCTTCTGTAGTCTCGTCTACAACGGCCACGAGGTCGAGAATCCGGGGAGCTTCGAGGCGCTGCTCGAGGACCAGTACAAGGGCCGCTTCGGTCTGCCGAATCCCCAGGAGGGGACGACCGGCCTGCTGTTCTTGCTGTGGACGATCAACGAGTTCGGCGAGGACGGCTACCTCGAGTACTGGAACGACCTGCTCGACAACGACGCCCGCATCGTCAACTCCTGGAGCGACCTCTACCCCCAGTTCGAGAACGACGAGATTCCGGTCGTCGTCTCCTACTCGAACGACCGGGTGTACGCGAAGCGCGCCGGCAACGACCTCGAGAAACACCAGGTCGGCTTCCTCGACGGCGAAGCCTACGCCAACATGCTCGGAATGGCCCCATTCGCCGACGCGTCGAACGAGGAGCTCGCCTACGAGTTCATGGATTTCATCCTCGAGCCGGAGATCCAGGCGGGGATCGCCGAGCGGAACGTCACCGGGCCGGTCAACCAG
Above is a genomic segment from Natrononativus amylolyticus containing:
- a CDS encoding thiamine ABC transporter substrate-binding protein, with the protein product MKRRTFLASGVTTATLGVAGCISEVDDEGENGADDTSDDTETSDDGGANGDDGADTLTVATYGSFIDAPSDSAGEWVKEQFDERFDATLEWSAPDQEVNYFIERHNADAGIDADVYLGVRPHDLVRIDQSTDGGLLAETDESRLDHAADIGEEYYFDPEGRAIPSYRSFCSLVYNGHEVENPGSFEALLEDQYKGRFGLPNPQEGTTGLLFLLWTINEFGEDGYLEYWNDLLDNDARIVNSWSDLYPQFENDEIPVVVSYSNDRVYAKRAGNDLEKHQVGFLDGEAYANMLGMAPFADASNEELAYEFMDFILEPEIQAGIAERNVTGPVNQETTPPEVYREYAEEPDEIVFFDYEELSGNLDDWVDEWGREIAGGR